AACGACCGATTCATTTATTGTTCCAAAGAAACCCCTCGAGATTATAAAAGAAAGCTGTGGGTATTTTGGCTCAAGTTATCCAGGCAGGAAGGAAGGCACAAAACAGTTAATGTCGATTACTCATAAAGCTCCTGTCGCTATCGATCCCTATCATTTTATTTATTTTTTCCCTACTCATTCCCCATCACGAGAACAATGCTCTTGGATTTCCCTGCTGCATGTATTGCATTTCTCTGAAACAAATCAAAATGACACAGATGTTAAATTCGTCAATAATGAGGTTGTAACTATTCCCACGTCAATTGATGCATTTAGAAGCCAGCTGTTTAGAACCTCCTTTTTGATGGTTCGTTTTATACAGCGAATGGACCTTCCCAGTAAAAAATGGTTTATGATCCCGCCAAAAGTTGAGAACGGACAAGCCTTTGAGGAACCGCTTTTTATTAACAGCTTATTTAATAGATAGTGAGTCTCCCTCATCCTTGTTGTCCAGCACTACTTTTACACCCAGAAAATATTTTGTAATAAGCTCTTGAACTTTGTTGCGGATTCTCGGATTGAAATAATTATGATATTCCTCATAGCCCTTGTACAGAAAAAGGTACGTGGTAAACGATTCGTCCCTCTTTGATTCTTGCACACTTATATTTTGCTGCCTTAAATACTTTTTCACTTCACGCAAATCTTTTTGCACTATAATCATTTTTTTCTCAAGCAGCTCTTGGTATGGCTTCTTAAGCTTTACAGAACTTTTATTAATGGCCATTAAATCTCTCTCAAAAATGGTCAAGACCATTGGTAAATAAATCGCATATTCTATGATGTCACGGTCATGGTCTGGGATTTTTGTCATATGCCCACCTCTCAAGGGAACATTTGTTCGTATATATCATACATGAAAGACGAGATGGTTTGCAAGTTTTGTTATCTTCATTGTTCCCTAAAAAAATAACAAAATTTTTAAAATGGAGAAGGGAAATTTATTTTGATTGTCGAAATAAATGGAGAGTAATACATCAGGAATAAGAGAGGATGAAGGGAAATGACAGAAAAACGCGGCATTCGCCCAGAAGATTTATATAAGCTAAAATCGGTAACTGACCCAAGGCTATCGCCAAATGGGAAAAATCTTGTGTATGTAGAAACGCAGATATCTAAAGAGAAAAATGATTATAGCTCTAACCTTTATTTTATCAACTTAGATCAAAAAGTACCGGTAGCCTGGACATTTGGAGATAAAAAAAATCACTCTCCACGCTGGTCGCCGAGTGGGGATGAGTTAGTCTTTGTTTCCAACAGAAGCGGAAAAAATCAACTGTACAAGCTACATCTAAATGGCGGCGAAGCTAAGCCTTTGACTGAACTGGAAAATGGGGCAAGCAAGCCAGTATGGTCAAAAGATGGGAAGAAAATCGCTTTTTCAGTAGCTTTAAAACCTGAAGAAAAATTAGGTGAAAAGCAAGAAGATGAAGAAAAAAAGAAGGATGAAAAAGACAAAGAATTAAAACCGCTAGAAGTCGCAGAAATGAAATATAAGTCAGACGCCAGCGGCTTCCTCGACGGAAAACAAAGTCAGGTTGCAATCCTTGATTTAGAAACTGGTGAAATCACTCAGCTGACAGAAGGCGTACATAGTCATAATGCTGAAGATTGGTCACCAGACGGAAAACAGCTTCTTATTTCCAGCAATCAGGATGAAGAGAAGGACTTTTCATTTAATCTTGATTTATATATTTATAATCTTGAAACAAGTGATAAGAAAGCTCTCACTGAAGGGAAAAAAGGAATGTTCTACGGTGCTTCCTGGTCACCAGATGGCAAGTATATTGCCTTTTTAGGAAATGAAAGGGAATATGAGAATGCTACTTTATCTAAGGTTTGGCTCTATGATGTTGAACAAAACAGCTCAAAATGTGTAACAGCTGACTGGGATGTTGCGGTAGGTGATTTTGTTGCAGCTGATTTCCAGCAGGGGGCTGTAGGGCCTGGTCTTATTTGGACAGAGGATTCAAAGGGATTCTTTTTGCAAATTTCTCATCAAGGGTCCACGCAAATCGTCCATTATTCATTAAATGGAGAAAGAGCATCCTTAACTCCAGGTAATGAGCATGTGTACGGCTTTACTGTAAATGCAGCAGGAACGTTAGGGGTAGCAGCTGTTAGCGAGCCAGCGCATCCTGGCGACCTTTATCAATTAGATATAAAAACTGGTCATAGAGAACAGCTAACAGCAGTTAATCAAGAATTTCTAGCTGAAGTAGAGCTTGCCGCTGCAGAGTCATTCGTCTATAAAGGTGCAGAAGGCTGGGATGTACAAGGCTGGATCATGAAGCCTTTTGGCTTTAAGGAAGGCGAAAAGTACCCGTTGATTCTAGAAATTCACGGGGGACCTCATGCGATGTATGCCAATACTTTCTTTCATGAGTTTCAGGTGTTAACGGCACAAGGCTATGTTGTTTTATTTGCGAATCCAAGAGGAAGCCATGGTTACGGTCAGCAATTTGTCAATGCGGTCAGAGGAGATTATGGCGGCAATGATTATAATGATTTGATGGCAGCTGTTGATTACGCATTAGAAACGTTTGACTTTATTGATTCGGAGCGCCTTGGTGTAACTGGCGGAAGCTATGGCGGATTTATGACCAACTGGATTGTAGGACATACCAACCGCTTTAAAGCAGCTGTCACACAGCGTTCGATTTCTAACTGGATCAGTTTCTACGGAGTTAGTGACATTGGATATTACTTTACTGAGTGGCAAATTCAGGCGGATTTGACCGATATCGAAAAGCTTTGGAAGCATTCACCGCTTGCTTATACGGATAAAATGGAAACACCTTTATTAATTCTTCACAGCGAAAAGGATTACCGCTGCCCGATTGAACAGGCAGAACAGCTATTTATTGCACTGAAACGTCAAAAGAAAACGACGAAGTTTATTCGCTTTCCAGAATCAAACCATGAATTATCCAGAAGCGGAAAACCAAATTTACGAATGAAACGTTTAGAAGCGATTCGTGATTGGTTTGCAGAATATGTGTAATCGAAAAAAGCCTTGTCTAGCGGACAGGGCTTTTTTTTAGCAGATTCTAAACAATCGGACAGTTTGTTTTTACAAAGAAAGGGGTATAGTGGATATATGGACAATCATGGAGAAAGCTAAAAAACATTACTATATTGCAACTCTTTTGGCAAGGTAATATATGCTATACTACTACTATTAGCCCTTTTTCTGCCATATATTCCCTATAGAGAAAAAGTAAGGAGAACAACATGGATTTTCAAGACTTTTCAAACTGGTTTACTGAAGAAAATATTGAGGAAGTGATTCAGAATTATAAAGCGCTAGGGCCAATAATGGGTATATTTTTACCATTTCTTGAAGCTCTCTTACCGTTCTTGCCTCTCGTTTTATTTGTTGTAGCAAATGCAAATGCGTTCGGCTTCTTCTGGGGTTTTTTGTTCTCATGGATTGGTTCATGTTTGGGTGCTTTTGTCGTTTTTTTGGCGTTCCGAAAAATTGGACAAAAAAAGTTTTTTAGGATAATCAGTCAGAATAAAAGAGTCTTGAAGCTAACCAATTGGGTGGAAAGACACGGGTTTGGCCCCTTATTTTTGTTACTTTGCTTTCCTTTTACACCATCAGCTCTTGTCAATATCGTCTCAGGTTTATCAGCGATCAAACCTTATCAATATGGATTAGCGGTTATGACTGGTAAATTTGTTATGATTATTTCCATGACTTTTGTAGGTTATGATATTACTTCATTTTTGGACCACCCGGGAAAAACGATCATTGTGCTCATTGTTATTTTCATACTTTGGATTGTGGGAAAACGAGTAGAAGTGAGTTTAAATAAAAAAATAGAAAAAGAACAAATGGAGATGGATTCAAAGTAATAGAGAACGAACAAAAGAGGGAGACGCTTGTAATGGAGACACTAAAAAAAGAAAGCATTGAATGGTTGAAAGCTCTAGGGATTGGATTGGTTATTTTTGTTTTTATCCGGACTTTCTTATTTTCAAGTTACGTGGTAGAAGGAGAATCGATGATGCCTACCCTTGAGGAAGGCAATAAGCTCGTTGTAAATAAAATCGGGTATACACTCGGATCGATTGATCGATTTGATGTCATCGTCTTTCATGCAAATGAGGAAGAAGATTACGTGAAACGTGTTATTGGCCTTCCTGGCGATCAAATTGTTTACGAAAACGACCAGCTTTTTATTAATGGAAAAGCGGTTGAGGAACCCTATCTAACTAACTATCGGAAGACAGCATCTCCAGGTCAGCCCTTAACTGGGGACTTTAGCTTAGCAGAACTGTGGAAGACTGAAACGGTTCCAGAGGGAATGCTATTTGTACTTGGGGATAATCGTCTCGAAAGCTGGGACAGCCGCCATTTTGGGTTTGTTCCAATTGACAAGGTCGTAGGCGAAGTAAACCTCCGTTACTGGCCATTATCTGAAGTCGATACAAGTTTTTAAAATATAAAAAGAAGAACAGCCAGTTTCTTGAACTGGTTGTTTTTATTCCTGCAAAAGGGAGAGTGCCTATATCCGGTAAGCTCCAAAATAACCGGGGCGTGCTTGTCACGCCCCGGTTTTTATCAATTCTGTAAATTCAGAGAGACTATTCATAATATTTTGAGAAGGGTGAACAGAATTATGATAGAATAGTGAAAAAGTGATATTTTTTTTTAGGTATAAAGGAGGGGAGCGTCATAAATCAGATGATTGTGCATACAAAGTTAATGCCGCCGCAAGTTCGGTCTAATTATATTCGCCGTGCCAGTTTGTTTAAGAAAATGAAAGCGATTTCGAACTATTCGGTTACAATTCTTACGTCTGGAGCGGGATATGGAAAGAGTACGGCATTATCACTTTATGTACGGGATGAAAAAGTAGCTTGTTCGTGGTATACGATTACATCTCATGATGATGATATTCTCCCTTTTATCGATCATGTTATTTATTCGATTAAACGTCTATTCCCCGCCTTCGGGAAGGAATTAAAGGAATATATACAGGAAATGGATCGGTACATTCGCGAAGAGGAACTGTTTACACTTTCCTCCATTTTTGTAAATGAGATTCATCTCCTTGGCTCTCCGCTTATTTTAATATTAGATGATTTTCATCATACTGAAGGTTCATATCTGATCCAAAAATGGGTAGAACTTGTGGTTGAGCATATCCCAGATTCCTTGCATCTGGTTCTTTCTACACGATCACGCCCTAATTGGTCAGTTCTAACGAAGCTCAAAGTGAATGGGAAACTTTTAGATATGGGAGAGTCCGATCTTAAACTATCGATCGAGGAAGTGGAGCTCCTGCTCGTTGATTATCATGAACTGAATGTGACGAGAGAGGATATAACAAATATTTACCGATTAACGGAAGGATGGGTTATTGCCATCAGTATGATTGCAGAGAACCTGAAATTTGAAAACATTGAGTCAAAAAAAATTGATTTCACCCAAACGTCTCTGCTTGATTTATTTCAATATTTAGCATTAGAAGTTTTTACGAAGCAGCCCCCGATGCTGCAGCAATTTCTGGAGCAGACCTCTGTGTATGATGAAATTTCAGCAGAATTATGTGAAGAAGTGTTAGGGCTAACTGGTGCAAAAGCGATGCTTAGCCAGCTTTCGCAAAAGAGTCTATTCCTTCATGCCGACGTTCAGGGAACGTACAAGTATCATGCCCTATTTCGTGAGTTTCTCCAAGGCCAGCTGTATAACAATCAGCCAAAACAGTACGAGATTTTACATGAACGAAGTGCCCGCTATTATGAGAGAAATGGGGATTATGAAAAGGCAATCCGGATCTATGACAAAATAGGACGGAATTTTGCTGTTGCAGCAATTTTACAGGAACATGGCGATCAGATGCTGAAGGAGGGCAAATTAGAAAGTCTATATGAATTTTTGAAAAATCTGCCTGATTCAGAGAAGGACCGTTACTATAAGTTATGGTTTTATGAAGGTGAAATTTTGCGTTACCGTTCACGCTATGCAGCTGCGGAAAAATGTTATGCTCAAGCTGAAAGGATGGCACTTCAAGCGAAGGATATCGAACAGGCATGTCTCGCTCTTGAGGGCTGGGCGCAAATTTATCTCGATACGATTCAGCCGCGAATGGCTGAGAGAATCCTCAATCAAGCCATTCAGCTAAGAGAGAGCAGTAAGCAATCATTGGCTGATACTTCTCGCAATTTATACTGGATGATGGCAGAGAACTATATTAATGCTGGGGAAGCAGGACGTGCAGAGGTTTGGTATAGCAAAGGAGAAAAGGTAATTCGGGAAGAAGAAAAGGAAGATCTTTTGTTGGCTCGCATTTATTTAAGAACTGGGAGGTTCTTAGAAGCAAAGAAGCTATTGGAACAAAAACAAACGAAACAGAGCCCTGATAAAAAATTGCCCCAATCTCATCGGGAATCTGTTCTGCTTTTATCATTAATGGAAGGTATGATGGGAGATGCTCTCCGCTCAAAGGAGCTAGCTCAAGCAGGAATTCAGTTAGGGATTCAGTCTAAATCCCCATTTGTTGAAGCTTGTGGCTGGATTCGCATGGGGCATGCCGTTCAGCTTTTAGAAGAATACAATATAAATCTTGCCGTTCAGTGCTATGAAACCGCCCTTGACATGATGGAACAAATGAATATTTCACGTGGTAAAGCTGAGCCCTATATGGGTCTATGCCTCTTATATGGCAGTTTAGGTGAATTCGAAAAGGCAAGAGATATGGGGACTAAAGCTCTTTTTGAAACAGAAAACGTAAAGGATGTCTGGCTCAGCTCTTTGATCCAACTTGGGCTTGGGGTTTGTGCCTATTATGAGCGTGACTTTGCGAAAGCCAATCCCCATTTTGAAAAAGCTCTAAACCATTTCATTCAATGTCAGGATCAATTTGGCGAGATGATTTCCATGCTCTGGCTTGCTTTAGTTGCCCTTGAAACAGACCAGAAGGCTTCATTAAAAATACAGCTTTCAAGTTTTATTGCGACTTGTGAACTGAAGGAATATGAATTTGTCTTTTATCACCGGACGTTGTTTGGTCCCAAGGACACCCAGGCACTTGTTCCACTACTTTTAGAAGCCCAGAAATTAGGGGTTCATAAAGAATATGTAACGAAAATCTTAAGCGGGTTGGGGTATAAGGATCTGGATTCTCATCCGGGCTATACCTTAAAGGTAAGAACACTTGGGAGTTTCAAAGTTTTTCTCGGTGACCAGGAAGTAGAGGAGAAAGAGTGGCAACGGGGAAAAGCGAAGGAGCTATTTGAACTTTTTATTACTAATCGCACTAATGTTATTGAAAAGGATGAAATTATAGCTTATCTCTGGCCAGACTCGGATTCAGAACGGGCTTCAAGGGACTTTAAAGTGGTTCTGAATGCGTTAAATAATGTTTTAGAGCCAAAGAGAATGAAAAGAAGCCAGCCTTTTTATGTGATTAGGCAAGGATCTGCATATGGTTTAAACCCGGAAGCTAAGATTTGGGCAGATACCGATTATTTTCAAGATTGGATCCAGGCGGGACTCGAAGAAAAAGAAGTAAAGAAAGCAAGGGAATTTTTACATAGAGGTCTCCAAGTTTATAAAGGGGAGTATATACCAGAGCGACGCTTTGAAGACTGGTGTATTCAGGAACGGGAAAGACTGCTGACCCTTTATTTAAGAGGAGCAGAAAAATTAGCCCAGCTTCATGTGAAGGAAGAGGATTTTGACCAGGCCATTTTTTGCTGTGAACAGATTTTACAAAAAGACAGGACTTGGGAAGAAGCATACCGATTATTAATGTATAGCTATTATCGGAAAAATAATAGACCACAGGCTTTAAAATGGTATAAACGCTGTGTCGATGTATTACAAAAGGAATTTGGGGTAGAGCCGTTAGATGCAACGAAGCAAATGTATGAAATTATTATACAATCCAGTCAAACTTGAGCCGGGAGCAGGATGCTTCCGGCTTTTGTATGCTGCCTTGTAACCAATTTGTAACTGCCCTCGTTTACTCTTGACACAAAGCTTATGTGCTTTAGTTATTCAACTAAACAAAGGGGGATTTATGTGAAATCATTATTTCAATTGTCAAAACTAGCATTGCTGTTTGTTTTTATCCTGTTTATTGCATGTGCCTGTGCGTCTAACACAACGCAAGAGTCACCAACACCTAAAGATCAGGGAGGAAATACGACTCCTGAAGAAGAGGAAGAAAAGGAACCAATTAAAATTGGAGTCCTTGCATCCATGACGGGTGCTCTAGAATCTTATGGTCAGCAAACAACACGAGGATTTGAACTGGGAATTGATTACGCTACAGATGGAACTGGAGAAGTGGCTGGCAGAAAAATAGAAATCATTATTGAAGATACAGAAACAAAACCAGAAGTAGCTGTTCAGAAGGCAACAAAACTTCTTGAAGAAGATGGAGTCGATTTCTTGGTTGGTTCTTCGAGCTCAGGTGACACTTTGGCAGTTATCGGGTTAGCAGAAGAATATGAAAAAATTATGATTGTAGAACCGGCTGTTGCCGACAGTATCACAGGTTCTGAATTCAATCCATATATTTTCAGAACGGCTCGAAACTCTTCACAGGATGCCGTAGCCGGAGCAGCAGCTATTGCTGGAGAAGGTGTGAAAATTGCCACATTAGCACCTGATTATTCATTCGGTTGGGATGGGGTAGCGGCCTTTAAAGAAGCGGCTGAAGCGCTTGGTGCTGAAATTGTCCTAGAAGAGTATGCAGATCCGGCCGCAACTGACTTTACTGCTAATATTCAAAAGATTGTAGACGCAGACCCCGATTATTTATTCGTCGTTTGGGCAGGAGCTAATTCACCATGGCAGCAAATTGCGGATATGAAACTTCAAGAAAAAGGAATAAAAATTTCTACGGGTGCACCTGATATTCCTGCTCTTTCACTTATGGAACCGTTAGTTGGTATGGAAGGATTTTCTGTTTATTATCATGAATTGCCAGATAATGAAATCAATAATTGGCTTGTCGAAGAACATAAGAAACGATTTGACGGAAATGTTCCGGATCTTTTCACTCCAGGCGGTATGAGTGCTGCGATTGCAATTGTCGAAGCTCTTGAGAAAGCTGAAGGAGACACGGACGCAAATAAACTAATTGAAATCATGGAAGGCATGAGCTTTGAAACACCAAAAGGAACCATGACGTTCAGACCTGAAGATCATCAGGCTCTGCAAACTCTTTATGCGATTCGATTAGAGAAGAAGGAAGGAGTTCCATATCCAGTTCCGGTTTTAATTCGTGAATTAGGTCCGGAAGAAACGGCTCCTCCAATTCGTAATTAAGGAAAAGGTAAGGGGTCAGACCTCTATTAAGGGGTCAGACCCCATCTTTTAGCACCATTTTTTAAGGAGGGAATATTCACGTGACCTTTGCTTTGGAAACCACGGAGCTTTCGATAGAGTTTGGCATGCATAAAGCAGTTAACCAAGTGTCACTTCAAGTAAAAAAACATGAATTAAAATCGATTATCGGTCCAAATGGCGCCGGAAAAACAACGTTTTTTAATCTAATCAGCGGCCAGTTAAAAGCAACGGAAGGTAAAGTGTTCCTTAATGGAGACGATATTACGAAGCTCTCACCCACGGTTAGAACTAGAAGAGGAATTGGGCGTTCTTTTCAATTAACCAATGTTTTCCCTAATTTAACTGTTTTAGAAAATGTCAGATTAGCTTCACAGTCTAAGGCAGGCATCAGATTTCAAATGCTAAGACATTTCGCTTCTTATAAGTCAGTTCAAGAAAATGCCATGGAACTGCTGGAGCTGGTCCTTTTGAAGGGAAAAGAAGGGGAACTGGCAAAAAATCTCGCTCATGGTGAGAAACGAAAGCTTGAGCTTGCTATGCTCCTAGCCCTTGGAACCGATGTTTTATTGCTCGATGAACCAACTGCGGGGATGTCATTAGAAGAAGTGCCAGCGATTCTTGAAGTGATTCACTCGATCAAAGCCAGAGGGGATAAAACCATTCTTCTCATTGAGCACAAAATGGATATGATTTTAGATTTGTCCGACTCAATTGCCGTATTATATAACGGAACCCTATTAGCAGATGGAAATCCTCGGGAAATTATGGACAATGAAACGGTTCAGCAAGCGTACTTAGGAGGACTTTACAATGAGTTCACTGCTTAGTTTGGAAAATGTAGAAACCTTTATTGGCCAATATCACATCCTCCAGGGTGTTAATCTTGAAGTAAAACAGGGGGACATTACTGTTTTATTAGGGAGAAACGGTGCAGGGAAAACGACAACATTGCGAACCATTATGGGCTATTATCCGCCATCTAAAGGTGTCATCACATTTGTGGGAGAACGATTAAATGGGTTAAAAACTTTCCAGATTGCTAAAAAAGGAATTGGCTATGTCCCAGAGGATCAGGGAATTTTTCCTTTCTTAACTGTTGAGGAACATATGAAGGTTGCTATGCAAAAAAACAATGATCATACGAAATCACGGGTTGAATGGGTCCTTGAATTGTTTCCTGATTTAAAAAAGTATTGGAAAAAAGAAGGCGGTCATTTGAGCGGTGGTCAAAAGCAAATGCTCGCGATTGCCAGAGCCTTCGTTAATGATAACCGCTTGCTTCTCATCGATGAGCCGAGTAAGGGACTTGCTCCAATTGTAGTGGAAAAGGTGATGGAAGCTTTAGTTCAAATAAAAGAGAAAACATCCATTTTACTGGTGGAACAAAACTTTTTAATGGCCAGTCAAATAGGGGATTCCTTCTTTATTATGGATGACGGTAAAACTGTTCACTCTGGTGAGATGGAGCAGTTAAAACAAGATGAAGATTTACGCAAAAAGTATTTAGGGATTGCATAAAGGGAGGCAGAAATATGGAGATGCTATCAGTTGTAGCAAACCTGACGATTAATGGGTTGGCAACCGGGATGCTTATATTCTTACTCGCTGCAGGCCTCACTTTAATTTTTGGGCTAATGGATGTTTTGAATTTTGCCCATGGCGGACTATTTGCCTGGGGGGCCTATGCCGGGATTTGGATTTACAATGAGACAGCAAGCTTTTGGATCGGAATCCTTGGAGCCATACTGTGCGGATTATTACTAGGTTTATTTACTGAAAAGTTAATTATCAAACCAGTGTATGGAAATCATATTCAGCAAATTTTGATTACGCTTGGATTTATGATGGTGCTTTCTGAATCTCTAAAGGTTGTGTGGGGACCAAATCAAATTCATGCCTCTACTCCAGGTTTTTTAACAGGAAGCTGGGAGATAGGCGGCATTATTTTGATAAAATACCGCTTATTCATTATTGCTATTGGACTTTTAATCTTTGTCTTAATCAGCTTTGTTTTAAAGCGAACCAAAATAGGATTAGTCGTAAGAGCTGGAGTCATGAATAAAGAAATGGTTCAGGCCTTAGGAATTAATATTCAAAATGTTTTTATGTGGGTATTTATGGTGGGTGCGGCATTAGCCGCTCTTGGCGGGGTTTTGTTAGGGCCTTATTCAGGTGTCATTCATGCGGAAATGGGGATGGAGTACGCGATTCTTGCATTTATTGTGGTTGTGATTGGCGGAATGGGGAATTTTACTGGCTCGATTTTAGCTGCCATCTTAGTTGGATTAGCTGGAGCTTTTATGGCCTATTTTGTTCCAGACCTTTCGCTCGCGGTCAATATGATCATTATGGCCCTTGTATTAGTTTTCAAACCACAAGGCTTATTCGGAGCAAAGGGGTGAGAGTATGGCAGTATTGAAACGAAATCCAGGAATCGTGTTTTTCGTATTGGCAGCAGCTGTTCTTTTCTGTTGGCCATTCCTCTATGAATCTAGAAGTTTACTGATTCTTTTAACGCAAGTTTTTATTTTTGCTGCTTTTGCGATGAGTTACGATCTCTTATTAGGCTATACGGGAATCGTCTCGTTTGGGCATGCGATGTTCTTTGGAATTGGCGCCTATATGACAGGAATTTTTATGAAGCATATTGAACCGACAAACGTTTATTTATTCTTATCAATTCTTGCCGCTATTGTTGTATCTGCTATCGTAAGCTACATTGTGGGTTTGTTAACATTACGGTTAAAAAGTCATTTTTATGCAATGCTTACTCTTGCACTTTCTGGACTCTTTCTCGTTTTAGCCGAAAAATGGAGAACAGTCACATTTGGAAACGACGGCTTCACCTTTCGCGTACCTGATTTCTTAAGAGATCGACTAACCTTTTATCTTATTTGCCTAGTTTCTATGTTAGTTATTTATCTATTTTTAAGACGATTTACCCAATCTCCGCTTGGCCGGGTACTTCAGGGCATTCGTGAAAATGAACAGCGAATTGAATCATTGGGCTACCAAGTGATCCAATACAAAATAATTGTGAGTGTGGTGGCAGGTGTAATTGCTGCATTTGCCGGTAGCTTATATGGAATTTCCCTTAGATATGTTAACACAAGTGTATTTGCTATGGATATTACACTGGATGCCTTGCTGATGACGATTATAGGAGGAGTAGGGACACTGGTAGGTGCCATTATTGGTTCTGGGATTATTGAATTTACACATCATTGGCTGACTGAATTGGCGAAAGTGCATTGGATT
This DNA window, taken from Bacillus oleivorans, encodes the following:
- a CDS encoding competence protein ComK, which gives rise to MNKSQKLKTEYEIRPDTMAIIPHTYGSKTFSMVKETTDSFIVPKKPLEIIKESCGYFGSSYPGRKEGTKQLMSITHKAPVAIDPYHFIYFFPTHSPSREQCSWISLLHVLHFSETNQNDTDVKFVNNEVVTIPTSIDAFRSQLFRTSFLMVRFIQRMDLPSKKWFMIPPKVENGQAFEEPLFINSLFNR
- the lepB gene encoding signal peptidase I, producing the protein METLKKESIEWLKALGIGLVIFVFIRTFLFSSYVVEGESMMPTLEEGNKLVVNKIGYTLGSIDRFDVIVFHANEEEDYVKRVIGLPGDQIVYENDQLFINGKAVEEPYLTNYRKTASPGQPLTGDFSLAELWKTETVPEGMLFVLGDNRLESWDSRHFGFVPIDKVVGEVNLRYWPLSEVDTSF
- a CDS encoding S9 family peptidase; this encodes MTEKRGIRPEDLYKLKSVTDPRLSPNGKNLVYVETQISKEKNDYSSNLYFINLDQKVPVAWTFGDKKNHSPRWSPSGDELVFVSNRSGKNQLYKLHLNGGEAKPLTELENGASKPVWSKDGKKIAFSVALKPEEKLGEKQEDEEKKKDEKDKELKPLEVAEMKYKSDASGFLDGKQSQVAILDLETGEITQLTEGVHSHNAEDWSPDGKQLLISSNQDEEKDFSFNLDLYIYNLETSDKKALTEGKKGMFYGASWSPDGKYIAFLGNEREYENATLSKVWLYDVEQNSSKCVTADWDVAVGDFVAADFQQGAVGPGLIWTEDSKGFFLQISHQGSTQIVHYSLNGERASLTPGNEHVYGFTVNAAGTLGVAAVSEPAHPGDLYQLDIKTGHREQLTAVNQEFLAEVELAAAESFVYKGAEGWDVQGWIMKPFGFKEGEKYPLILEIHGGPHAMYANTFFHEFQVLTAQGYVVLFANPRGSHGYGQQFVNAVRGDYGGNDYNDLMAAVDYALETFDFIDSERLGVTGGSYGGFMTNWIVGHTNRFKAAVTQRSISNWISFYGVSDIGYYFTEWQIQADLTDIEKLWKHSPLAYTDKMETPLLILHSEKDYRCPIEQAEQLFIALKRQKKTTKFIRFPESNHELSRSGKPNLRMKRLEAIRDWFAEYV
- a CDS encoding substrate-binding domain-containing protein; translation: MKSLFQLSKLALLFVFILFIACACASNTTQESPTPKDQGGNTTPEEEEEKEPIKIGVLASMTGALESYGQQTTRGFELGIDYATDGTGEVAGRKIEIIIEDTETKPEVAVQKATKLLEEDGVDFLVGSSSSGDTLAVIGLAEEYEKIMIVEPAVADSITGSEFNPYIFRTARNSSQDAVAGAAAIAGEGVKIATLAPDYSFGWDGVAAFKEAAEALGAEIVLEEYADPAATDFTANIQKIVDADPDYLFVVWAGANSPWQQIADMKLQEKGIKISTGAPDIPALSLMEPLVGMEGFSVYYHELPDNEINNWLVEEHKKRFDGNVPDLFTPGGMSAAIAIVEALEKAEGDTDANKLIEIMEGMSFETPKGTMTFRPEDHQALQTLYAIRLEKKEGVPYPVPVLIRELGPEETAPPIRN
- a CDS encoding TVP38/TMEM64 family protein, with the protein product MDFQDFSNWFTEENIEEVIQNYKALGPIMGIFLPFLEALLPFLPLVLFVVANANAFGFFWGFLFSWIGSCLGAFVVFLAFRKIGQKKFFRIISQNKRVLKLTNWVERHGFGPLFLLLCFPFTPSALVNIVSGLSAIKPYQYGLAVMTGKFVMIISMTFVGYDITSFLDHPGKTIIVLIVIFILWIVGKRVEVSLNKKIEKEQMEMDSK
- a CDS encoding ABC transporter ATP-binding protein, which gives rise to MTFALETTELSIEFGMHKAVNQVSLQVKKHELKSIIGPNGAGKTTFFNLISGQLKATEGKVFLNGDDITKLSPTVRTRRGIGRSFQLTNVFPNLTVLENVRLASQSKAGIRFQMLRHFASYKSVQENAMELLELVLLKGKEGELAKNLAHGEKRKLELAMLLALGTDVLLLDEPTAGMSLEEVPAILEVIHSIKARGDKTILLIEHKMDMILDLSDSIAVLYNGTLLADGNPREIMDNETVQQAYLGGLYNEFTA
- a CDS encoding BTAD domain-containing putative transcriptional regulator; the encoded protein is MIVHTKLMPPQVRSNYIRRASLFKKMKAISNYSVTILTSGAGYGKSTALSLYVRDEKVACSWYTITSHDDDILPFIDHVIYSIKRLFPAFGKELKEYIQEMDRYIREEELFTLSSIFVNEIHLLGSPLILILDDFHHTEGSYLIQKWVELVVEHIPDSLHLVLSTRSRPNWSVLTKLKVNGKLLDMGESDLKLSIEEVELLLVDYHELNVTREDITNIYRLTEGWVIAISMIAENLKFENIESKKIDFTQTSLLDLFQYLALEVFTKQPPMLQQFLEQTSVYDEISAELCEEVLGLTGAKAMLSQLSQKSLFLHADVQGTYKYHALFREFLQGQLYNNQPKQYEILHERSARYYERNGDYEKAIRIYDKIGRNFAVAAILQEHGDQMLKEGKLESLYEFLKNLPDSEKDRYYKLWFYEGEILRYRSRYAAAEKCYAQAERMALQAKDIEQACLALEGWAQIYLDTIQPRMAERILNQAIQLRESSKQSLADTSRNLYWMMAENYINAGEAGRAEVWYSKGEKVIREEEKEDLLLARIYLRTGRFLEAKKLLEQKQTKQSPDKKLPQSHRESVLLLSLMEGMMGDALRSKELAQAGIQLGIQSKSPFVEACGWIRMGHAVQLLEEYNINLAVQCYETALDMMEQMNISRGKAEPYMGLCLLYGSLGEFEKARDMGTKALFETENVKDVWLSSLIQLGLGVCAYYERDFAKANPHFEKALNHFIQCQDQFGEMISMLWLALVALETDQKASLKIQLSSFIATCELKEYEFVFYHRTLFGPKDTQALVPLLLEAQKLGVHKEYVTKILSGLGYKDLDSHPGYTLKVRTLGSFKVFLGDQEVEEKEWQRGKAKELFELFITNRTNVIEKDEIIAYLWPDSDSERASRDFKVVLNALNNVLEPKRMKRSQPFYVIRQGSAYGLNPEAKIWADTDYFQDWIQAGLEEKEVKKAREFLHRGLQVYKGEYIPERRFEDWCIQERERLLTLYLRGAEKLAQLHVKEEDFDQAIFCCEQILQKDRTWEEAYRLLMYSYYRKNNRPQALKWYKRCVDVLQKEFGVEPLDATKQMYEIIIQSSQT